TGCACATCGTTTCCGCTTCGCTTTCTTCGATACCGCTTTCTCGCGGCTTCTCTCAGGTCGTACGGCTATCGTGCGCGCCCGCTTACATCACGCGGGTCGGCCATCCGGCATGCGGCGCGGCCGGCTGGACGCGTCCGTCGTTCAGTTGCACGACCTGGTCGCCGAAGGCGGCGACGTCGTCCGGGTCGTGCGAGATCAGCACCATTGGAATGTCGAGCCGCGCCTGCAGTTCGGCCAGCTCGTGACGCATGCGCTGACGCAACGCGCCGTCGAGCGCCGCGAACGGCTCGTCGAGCAGCAGGATGCGCGGCTGCGCGACGAGCGCGCGCGCAAGCGCGACGCGTTGCTTCTGTCCGCCGGACAATTGCGACGGATACTGCGCGGCCAGCGGTTCGAGATCGAACGCGCGCAGCCAGTACGCGACCTCGGGCGGCAACGCTGTCGCGCGCGGGTTGCGCAGGCCGGTCGTGAGTCCGAACGCGATGTTCTGGCGCACGTTCAGGTGCGGGAACAGCGCATAGTCCTGGAACAGATAGGCGACGCGGCGCGCGCGCGTCGGCACGTCGATGCGGCGTGCCGCATCGAACAGCGGCTCGCCGTTCAGCGCGATCGTCCCTGCGTCGGGCGCGAGCAGCCCGGCGATCGCCTGCAGCGTCATGCTCTTGCCGGCGCCGGAGGGCCCGAACAGCACGACGCGCTGCGTCGTCGCGGTAAACGACACGTCGAGCGTGAAGCGGCGCTCCGCGGTCGCGTACGTCTTGCGAATGTCGACGACGAGACTCATCTGCCGCTCCTGCGATGCCGTTGCACCGCGCTGCGGCGCGCTGCATGCGCCGCGGTCGTCCGACAGGTGTGCACGACGTCGGTCATGTCGGCTGACTCCTTCTCGCCCGCGACGGCACGAGCCACCCGGTCGCGAGCAGCACGAGCACGCAGGTAATCGACGTGACGAGCACGAGGAAGTTGGCCGTGCTGTCGTCGCCGGCCTGCACGGCCGCGTAGATCGCGACGGACAGCGTCTGCGTGCGCCCCGGCAGATTGCCGGCGATCATCAGCGTCGCGCCGAATTCGCCGAGCGCGCGTGCGAACGCGAGCAGCGCGCCCGCGAGAATGCCGCGCGCGGCGAGCGGTAGCGTCACGCGAAAGAACACGGCCGCTTCGCCGAGCCCGAGCGTGCGCGCCGCGCGTTCGAGATGCGGATCGACGCCCTCGAACGCCGCGCGCGCCGATTTCAGGATCAGCGGAAACGCGACGACCATCGACGCGATCACGGCGCCCTGCCACGTGAACACGAGCTCGATGCCGAGCCGGTCGAGCCATGCGCCGAACACGCCACGCCGCCCGAGCAGCACGAGCAGGTAGTAGCCGAGCACCGTCGGCGGCAGCACGAGCGGCAGCGTCAGCAGCGAATCGACGACGTCGCGCAGCGGCGAGCGCCAGCGCGCGAGCGCGAACGCGGCCGCGACGCCGAGCACGACGTCGAGCGCGGTCGCCCAGCCGGCCACCTTCAGTGACAGCAGCAGCGGAATCCAGGCGTCCTGCATCGCACGACGCTCACTTGCCGGCCGTCGGCTTGAAGCCGAACTTCGCGAGCACTGCCTGGCCCTGCGGCGACGCGACGAAGTCGACGAACGACTGCGCCTGCGCCGCGTGGCGGCTGTCCTTGACGATCGCGATCGGATACGTGATCGCGGTCTGCGTCGGCACCGTCAGCGCGACTTTCACGCGGCCCGGCATGATGGCCGCATCGGTGCCGAACACGAAGCCCGCGTCGACCTCGCCGCGCGCGACGTAGTCGAGGCTTTGCCGCACGTTCGCGGCCAGCACGCCTTTCGCGCTGACGGCGTCCCACACGCCGGCCGCGCGCAGCGCACCTTCGGTGTAGCGGCCGACCGGCACCGACGCCGGATCGCCGTACGCGATGCGCTTCACGCCGGGCGCGGTCAGGTCGCGCAGCGACGCCGGCGGCGCCGCGTGGCTGTCCGCCGGTACGATCAGCACGAGCGAGTTCGCCGCAAAGTCGCGGCGCGTGCCCGGCACGATCACCTTTTCGTCGGCCGCGCGGTCCATCGCCTTCTGATCGGCCGAGGCAAACACGTCGGCCGGTGCGCCCTTCGCGATCTGCTGCATCAGCACGTCAGAGGCGCCGAAGTTGAACAGCACCTTCGTGCCCGGATGCTGCTGCTCGTACGCATCGCCGACGGCCTTGAACGCGTTCGTCAGGCTGGCGGCGGCCGAGACGACGAGCTCGTCGGCGGCCGACGCAGGCGCGCTGAACGCGATCCCCGCGCCAAGCGCGGCGATCGGCAGCAGACGGAGCAGGGTGCGGCGAAGCGGACGGACGGAGGAGCGCATGGCGATTCGTTCGAGTGGTGAAAACCGTAATCGTAATATAGGGCGGGTTATAACGCTTGGCATACCGCACATGCGACGGCAGGCATGATCGGGTTCGGCCGGGAAACGGGGCGCGGCGTGCTTAGGTGTGCAGCGTCTGCTGGACCGATTCGGTGCGCTGCAGCGACGACGGCTGCGATGCCGGATGGTAGTTCGGGTTCGCCTTCCAGCGCGCGCGGACGAACGGGCGCTCGTGCCCGGACAGATGCAGCGCGACCTGCGTGACCCAGCGGTGCGACGGCACGGTGATGCCGTGCAGCGCGACGGTGACGAGCGCGAGGCTCGCGACGACGGCCGGCACCGACCAGCGGTGCGGCACCGCACGCCACGATGCGGCGATGAAGACGAGCGCCGCAGCGGCGCCGACGATGCAGCCGGTGACCGATTCGGACGGCGAATGCGCGTCGAGCGCGACACGCGACACGCCGACCGCGACGCCCGCCGCGAGCCCGAGCGCGATGCCGGCCACGCGCACCGGCGTGCGGGCGCGAATCAGCGCGAGGAAGATGGCGACCGGATAGACGGCCGTCGACAGCATCGCGTGTCCGCTGAACCCGGTGAAATCCCACGCGCGCACGCCGATGCCCCAGCCGAGGAACGCGATCTTGGTCAGCGCGACCACGCCGATCGCGGTCGCGAGCACCGCGAGCCAGCCGGCGGCGCGCTGCCACGAATAGCCGAGCACGAGCCAGATCGCGATCGTGATCGCGAGCGGCAGCGTGAGTCCCGCGCCACCGAACGCGGTAATCGTGATCCACAGACGGGGCGGGAGGTCGAACATCGGAAGGGGCACGAACGGAAACGGGACGAATGCTTAAATCAACGCGCGAGCCGGGAAGAACGACTACAACGGATACAAGCGGCGAACCACGAGTATAGCGCCGCGCGTGCGCGGGGCCCGCTCCGTACGCGACGGGGAACCATCGGCGAGCAGGAAAGATCCCACGAAGAGTGCTATTGTGCATTGCACAAATACAGACGATACGCCTTGCGAGGCGTCCCCATTTTCCTGACCGCGAGTCCGATCGATGACCAAAAGTCTGACGAAAATGTGGCTGGGGGGCATGAAACGCGTGCTGTCTCCGGCCGCGAAGCGTGCCGCGCGTGATGCCCGTCGGCTCACGCGCGACGTGCTTGACGCCGCCGCGTCCCCGGTTGCATCCGAAGTATCCATGCCGCGCGAATCGCGCGTGCGTCCGCGCGCGGCCGCGTGGGCGGCGGGCGAGTGGACGCGCGGCGAACATCCGATGGCGCCTGCGCTTGGGCGCCTGGTCCAGCAGCTCGCCTACGCGCTTTACGTGCCGCCCGGGCACCGGCGCGAAGCGATGCCGCTCGTCGTGATGCTGCACGGCTGCCAGCAGACCGCCGATGCGTTCGCGCAGGGCACGCGGATGAACCTGCTCGCCGACAAGCACGGCTTTGCGGTGCTATACCCCGAGCAGTCGATGCGCGCGCATTCGCACGGCTGCTGGCACTGGTATGAAGATACCGACCGTGCGGGCCGCGGCGAAGCCGATGCGGTCGCGTCGCTCGTCGACGCGCTCGTCGACGAGCACGGCTTCGATGCGTCACGCGTCTACGTCGCGGGACTGTCGGCCGGCGCCGGGCTCGCGTCGCTGCTGGCGCTGCACCACGCCGACCGGTTCGCGGCGGTCGCGCTGCATTCGGGCCCCGCGCTCGGCGAAGCGAATTCCGGCATCTCGGCGATGGACGTGATGCGGCGCGGGCTGCGCGAGAACCCGGCGGCCGTGGTCGATGCGCTGATCGATGCCGACAGCTATCCCGGAATGCCGGCGCTGATCCTGCAGGGCGACGGCGATCGCGTCGTCGCACCGAAGAACGCAGACGAACTGGCCGTGCAGTTCATGCGCCTGAACGGGCTCGCAGACAGCCGCGGCGCGCTGCGCGGCGGCGAGCGCGTGGAGACGCGACAAGCCGGGGCGCGGATCGTCGACGTGCGGCGCGACGGCGAATCGGTCGTGCGGCTCTGTCATGTGAAGGGGCTCGAACACGCATGGTCGGGCGGCGACGAAGCGGTGCCGTTCCATGCCGCCGTCGGTCCCGATGCGAGCGCGATGGTCTGGTCCTTTTTCGAAACGCATCGGCGCACTGTGGCAACCGAACGACGCACCGACTGATTGACACTGGCATTCGACTAGGGTTTTCCCTATAATCAGGGAAAACCCTAGTCCACGAATGCGAGATCGATCATGTACCTGCTGAGCCACCTCTTCCTGATGCTGACCAAGAACGCCGAGCAAGCCGCGAAGGAGCGTGCCGAGGCGTACC
The sequence above is a segment of the Burkholderia multivorans ATCC BAA-247 genome. Coding sequences within it:
- a CDS encoding sulfate/molybdate ABC transporter ATP-binding protein; the protein is MSLVVDIRKTYATAERRFTLDVSFTATTQRVVLFGPSGAGKSMTLQAIAGLLAPDAGTIALNGEPLFDAARRIDVPTRARRVAYLFQDYALFPHLNVRQNIAFGLTTGLRNPRATALPPEVAYWLRAFDLEPLAAQYPSQLSGGQKQRVALARALVAQPRILLLDEPFAALDGALRQRMRHELAELQARLDIPMVLISHDPDDVAAFGDQVVQLNDGRVQPAAPHAGWPTRVM
- the modB gene encoding molybdate ABC transporter permease subunit; protein product: MQDAWIPLLLSLKVAGWATALDVVLGVAAAFALARWRSPLRDVVDSLLTLPLVLPPTVLGYYLLVLLGRRGVFGAWLDRLGIELVFTWQGAVIASMVVAFPLILKSARAAFEGVDPHLERAARTLGLGEAAVFFRVTLPLAARGILAGALLAFARALGEFGATLMIAGNLPGRTQTLSVAIYAAVQAGDDSTANFLVLVTSITCVLVLLATGWLVPSRARRSQPT
- the modA gene encoding molybdate ABC transporter substrate-binding protein translates to MRSSVRPLRRTLLRLLPIAALGAGIAFSAPASAADELVVSAAASLTNAFKAVGDAYEQQHPGTKVLFNFGASDVLMQQIAKGAPADVFASADQKAMDRAADEKVIVPGTRRDFAANSLVLIVPADSHAAPPASLRDLTAPGVKRIAYGDPASVPVGRYTEGALRAAGVWDAVSAKGVLAANVRQSLDYVARGEVDAGFVFGTDAAIMPGRVKVALTVPTQTAITYPIAIVKDSRHAAQAQSFVDFVASPQGQAVLAKFGFKPTAGK
- a CDS encoding phosphatase PAP2 family protein; the protein is MFDLPPRLWITITAFGGAGLTLPLAITIAIWLVLGYSWQRAAGWLAVLATAIGVVALTKIAFLGWGIGVRAWDFTGFSGHAMLSTAVYPVAIFLALIRARTPVRVAGIALGLAAGVAVGVSRVALDAHSPSESVTGCIVGAAAALVFIAASWRAVPHRWSVPAVVASLALVTVALHGITVPSHRWVTQVALHLSGHERPFVRARWKANPNYHPASQPSSLQRTESVQQTLHT
- a CDS encoding PHB depolymerase family esterase — its product is MTKSLTKMWLGGMKRVLSPAAKRAARDARRLTRDVLDAAASPVASEVSMPRESRVRPRAAAWAAGEWTRGEHPMAPALGRLVQQLAYALYVPPGHRREAMPLVVMLHGCQQTADAFAQGTRMNLLADKHGFAVLYPEQSMRAHSHGCWHWYEDTDRAGRGEADAVASLVDALVDEHGFDASRVYVAGLSAGAGLASLLALHHADRFAAVALHSGPALGEANSGISAMDVMRRGLRENPAAVVDALIDADSYPGMPALILQGDGDRVVAPKNADELAVQFMRLNGLADSRGALRGGERVETRQAGARIVDVRRDGESVVRLCHVKGLEHAWSGGDEAVPFHAAVGPDASAMVWSFFETHRRTVATERRTD